Sequence from the Amaranthus tricolor cultivar Red isolate AtriRed21 chromosome 16, ASM2621246v1, whole genome shotgun sequence genome:
TAGTCCTAATAAGGCTTATGGTTCTTATCTTTGTAGAGGCGATCTTAGTAGTAATACATGTCGCGAATGTCTAGAAAGGGTAAAACAATACATTTTGGATAGAAAAAATGTTGACAAATACAAAGAGTGCTTTGCATACGATATGCATCTGAGATGTATAATACACAATTCAAAAAGCTCAATACCCTTCAAATATCAAGAAAATAGTCATGTCACAACCGAAAAGTTTGGGGATTCTTtaacactaaaccctaattaCAATAAGGCATTATCAAATCTCAAACAAGAACTTGTACAAGAAGCAAGTTATGGAAATTGGGCACAAGCTAATTTTGCAACCAAAGTAGTTGGCGTTGGAAAAACACatgaaaaaattttcttttttgttcaaTGCATGCCTTATTTATCTCCTATGAGTTGTAGTAATTGTTTAGGTAATCTTAGTTCTCCAAATACTAAAGGTGGATTagttcttaattttaataattgtttCATGAAATTTAATAATCAATCATTTCTTGGTAGTGGGTATCATTTTAATCCAAATTTTGTACATGTGATCTTCATCTTATTATTCACAATGTACCTCACATTTTTATAAAGTAAATGTATGTCCTTTTGTTCTTAATTTCTAGTCTATACTATTTTGGTCTTATGTTGATTGATCTTATTTTATGGTAATCCTTACTCTTTTAGTGTGTACcgtttttcattttagtttgtgcTATTGAATTTGCATCCTTTTTCGGTAATGGTGTCACTctaattcttttaatttcatttataaacTTATATTTCTCTCCATCTTAactacttatttatatcatttactcgttttttatcttattctttaTCCAAACTCACCATCAATCTCCTTACTCTGGATACTTGATcctaaattcttaatctttatTATACGAGTGATAACATCATGCCCAATATACACCTTTGGGTCATTTACTCATTTTACTGCTATATTTCACTGAACTTGCAATTCgtatattcaattttaatttggcTTTTTTAAGAACTTCAATTAGTTTCAAAATCGATTTAGTTTAGTTTTTCGGTCTTTGGGCTGATGAAATGTAATTTAATTTGGTTATTTTGgatttaaaaaaatgatttatgtttgattgaaaaattcaaaaccaaatttaatttgattttgtataAAATTCTAATCCTACTTCCTTTTCAATTAGTCCAATTTTACTATAACCTCAAtatatttggatttatactCTATAATCCAATCTAAGAAAActttaaatatacaaaatttttttatttgaaaatttttagtttgaggtttttaaacTCATTCTCCTCATAAAATTTTATGTCGGAAAAATCATAACTGAAGctttaaattaagaaataaatttttttgatatgTTGAGATATTGGTGTAGTTTTATTGAAACATATACCACCCTTACAAGTAAAGTTTTGAGTTGAATTTTTACTAACTCACTTTTAATCATTTCCTTCATCTTAGCCTACTTTACATAAAACAAGAGATATCCtactaagaataataatataggATATAAGGCTTCGTTTGTGGTGTTTGTGATGTTAGGCCAACTTGTGGTGCATGTCCTCTTGTGGGCCCTCTATCTCATTCTCTAACTAATTTAGTGTCTTATGTGGTGACTACAACTTAACTTAGGCTCTTTTAAGGTACAATACTCCTACCAACTTAATTAAGGCCTTTTAAGCGTCTTATTTAATGTCTTTAGAATTTTATTAGtcccaataaaaattaaatacgatTTGATTTGGTGTTATTTGATGTTTGTGGGGTGAGTTAGATCAAATTGCAAATTGAAATACCAAATTGTTTATGCCCTCGACTTgaatcattttaaaaatttgacttAGTTTGGTTGAATTTgcaagtttttattattttattaaaaatatgtaaGGTTTCATCAAAATATTAAGTAAATGGCCTATTAACAAACCAATAGACACCTAACCCAAACTACatgttaataaactaaagttgaagAATCAGTTTTGGGAATTCGAATGTGCCGTGTATTCTCATTGAGCAGCTATAAATAGTTACAAAGTTATCTTCTCCCAATTACAATCAATTTTGGCCTAAAATTAGGGAGAAAATATTGCAAAAGATATTACCTAAAATAagataaatcaattaattagaTGTGGAATATGTCCTAagaatattttctaataatatattctaacacccccctcaagttggagcatgggAAGGGACAATGCCAACTTGCTTAATAATTTATCGAACTGCGATTTTCCAAGAGCCTTGGTGAATATATCAGCAAGTTGCATCTGAGTAGGAATATAGGAGGGAGCGATTAGGCCTTCAGTAATTGCATCACGGACAAAATGACAGTCCACTTCGATATGTTTTGTCCGTTCATGGAAAACTGGATTTTTTGCAATATGTAAAGCTGACTGACTGTCACAAAATAAACTGATCGCCTTAGGGTGATGTATCCCCAAACTCAAAAGCAAGccttttaaccatttcaactcacaaGTGATGGTAGCCATTGACCGGTACTCGACTTCTGCGGAGCTACGGGAAACAGTATTctgtttctttgtttttcatgaTATAGGAGACTGACCTAGAAAAATGAGCCAACCAGTCAAAGATCTACGTGTAATAGGACATGCAGCCCAATCAGAATCGCACCATCCTTGAAGTGTCAATTCACTGTCTGATCGTAGCAAAATACCTTGTGCGGGAGTACCTTTCAAGTATCGTACAACCCGCAATGCTGCTTCCCAATGTTCTGTCCTGGGTTCATGCATGAACTGTGAAAGTATGTGAACAGAATAAGCCAAATCTGGCCTGGTGACTGCAAGATAGATCAACCTGCCAACAAGTCTGCGATATGACTCAGGATCAACTAGTAATTCACCCGATGCTTGACCGAGATTGTGATTTTGTTCAATCGGAAAACCAACTAGTTTAGACCCTAAGAGACCTGTTTCAGAGATGATATCAAGTGTGTACTTTCTTTAACAAGAAATAGACCGGACTCACTACGAGCTACCTCTATGCCAAGAAAATATTTCAGAGttccaagatctttcatatgaAAACAGTCACTGAGATATGTTTTGAAAGTACGTAAAGTAGCGGAATTATTCCCAGATATGATCaagtcatcaacataaataagAACATTGATTTGCACCGAGTCACGAGTATAAGTAAACAATGACTAGTCTGAATAGGATTGAAGAAAACCATATTCTTTCAAGGCTGATACAAGCTTGGCAAACCAACATCTAGGAGCCTCTTTTAATCCATAAAGAGATTTGCGTAGGCGACATACCTTATTTGGGTGAGTTGAATCAAACCCTGGAGGAAGTTTCATGTACACTTCCTCTTCAAGATCTCCATGTAAAAAGGTattatgaacatccatttgatgcaaCTCCCAGTTTTTGGATGCTGCAATTTCTAAGAAAGCCCGAATAGTGACCATTTTAGCCACAGGAGCAAATGTTTCATTATAGTGAATGCCTTCCTTTTGATGATTGCCAAGCACAAAAAGCCGGGATTTGAGTCGCTCCACACTTCCATCAGACTTATATTTGATTCGGTAGACCCATTGACTCCCAAGAGCACGCTTTCCACGAGGAAGATCTTCCAAGGTCCATGTACCATTATTTTCCAAGGCTCGAATTTCTTCTTGCATAGACTTTCTCCATCCTTCATCTGTCATGGCTTCCTTAAATGAACGTGGCTCTTTGCCTGAAATTATGGCTGCAATAAAAGTCTGATATCGCAAAGAAAAACTATTACAATTAATGTAAATGTGCTATAGGATAAGGAGTACCTGAGGGATGCTTAGGAGACGAAGTGTTAGAAGATGTAGGAGATGGACTTCTCGTAAAGATGGTGTGTGTTACATAGTCACGATGCCGAACATTAGGAAATTTCTCCCTAAAACCACGTcccaaattattattttgggtCTCACTATGCTGCTGGGCTTGTTCATGATTCCAAAAAGGCTGATTTGTTGGAGTAGGAGACGTGGGAGGGCTTTGCTGGGCCTGATCCAGCCCATCTGGCGCTGTTAATCCAGGGAACAACCTAGTGGACTCCTGCTGCCCAGCTGGTGCTGGCACGTTGCTGGTCTGGGCCAGACGTCTAGTTGGCGCTGGCAGCCCACTTGTTTGGGCTTCTATTTGTGGGATggtattgttattttcattttgatccAAACTTTGCACCTCAATATGGTCATAAATTCCACACAAATCATTTTCACATGCAGTAAAATCATGATGAATATTATCAAACATAGGCACAATATTTTCCGGATCAATATTTGATGCAATAGGGTCAACAAACGAGTACTCGTCTTCAAAGAACTTCACATCACGGGACACCAAAAAAACCTTTGAATCCAAATCAAAAAGTTTCCACCCCTTTTGACCAAATGGGCATCCAACAAAAATACACTTACGACTTTTACTTGCAAATTTATCCCCTCCGGCTTTTTGATTTTGGGCAAAACAAAGGCAATCAAAGGTTCTGATTGTGTTGTATGAAGGTGGTTTATTAAAGAGAATTTCGTATGGACTTTTGTTTTGGAGAAGAGGTGAAGGGGTACGGTTTATTAAGTGAGCGGCTGCTAAAACACCCTCTCCCCAAAAATATATCGGTAAGTGTGCTTGAAATCTCAAGGCTCTCGCTACATTTAATATGTGTTTATGTTTTCGCTCAACcctcccattttgttgtggCGTCCCAACACAAGAGGTTTGAAACAAAATACCAGTAGCATTAAAATAATCAAGTAAACAATTGAATTCAGTCCCATTATCACTTTGAACCACCTTAACATTCTGGTAAAATTGTCTGTCAATCATAATAACAAAAGACATAAACATTTGAAAAACTTATGTTTTATCATCCATCAAATAAAGCCAAACAGCtcgagaataatcatcaacaatggttAAAAAATATCTTGCACCACAAGAGGATTTATGTCTATAAGGTCCCCAAAGATCACaatgaattttttcaaaaattctagaAGCCTTATTCTCACTTAAAGAAAATTTATCCCTGGAATGTTTAGCACGAAAACAAATTTCACATGCTTTATTTAAACTACCCGTATTACTACTAACAGGGGGAAGAAGCTTCACTACTCTTTCAGACGGATGACCCATTCGTTTGTGCCATAACTCCAGTGTAGAAGAAACTGCATGAACTGTAATTTGCTGCTCTTGCTTGACACCATCAAAATAGAAAAGTCCATCACGTCTAACACTCGTTCCAATCAGCTCCCTCGACTGGTCCTGTATAGCACAAGATTTTGAAGTGAATTGTACAGTACATTGTAAATTGTCAATCAATTGCGATATAGAAATTAAATTTCATTGTAATTCCGGAGCAAAAAGAATGTTTTTAAGAATTATTTTGCTCGATAAATAAACTGAGCCTTCTTTTGTTGCTGTCATAGTCTTCCCATTAGGAAGACCTACTGGACATGAAACTTGCTGCACATCATGAAGCCACGAGTCTATACATGTGACGTGCCGTGATGCACCGGTGTCTATTATCCACATATGACAATCAAACTCACATGTTAATCTATCATCAGGTATTTTAGTGTTACCAATAAATCCAGCCAAAGCCTTCCATTGTTCGGCCGAGAATACTTGCGAATTGGACTGCCCAATTGAAGGATATGAGCCGTGGTTGTTACTTGGACGAGCTACTGCATTTGTGCGAGCCGAAACACCACGACCCCTGCTGCTGCTAGCTGGCTGCGATGATGATCTCCCACGACCAGCACCCACCTGCGTCTTTGACGAACCTGGCCACCAGTCAGGATACCCAATCAATTCAAAGTAGCCAGAAACGAGATGCCCTTTAATTGTTACAGTAAGTGCAAAGAAGATGGGATTTGTCTGATTTTTCCCTTTGATCAACCAGATTTTCTGATTTACCCTTTCCTGTGCAGTGCCGAAGAGCAAAACCAA
This genomic interval carries:
- the LOC130802503 gene encoding putative cysteine-rich repeat secretory protein 21 — protein: MAMYFLFLIIIFQISKFSFCVDEDYNGITTQVCFGKRNSRNYQYQNNVNVLLLRLISESSSSHLGYVRNKAGHSPNKAYGSYLCRGDLSSNTCRECLERVKQYILDRKNVDKYKECFAYDMHLRCIIHNSKSSIPFKYQENSHVTTEKFGDSLTLNPNYNKALSNLKQELVQEASYGNWAQANFATKVVGVGKTHEKIFFFVQCMPYLSPMSCSNCLGNLSSPNTKGGLVLNFNNCFMKFNNQSFLGSGPTCGACPLVGPLSHSLTNLVSYVVTTT